The nucleotide window GTCCGCCCACAGGTGGAGTGCGAGAATTTTCGTATGACTGTGGTCCCGGAAGACTTTGTCCCAGGTCTAAATGGCGTGGTTGCCTTCACCACCGAGATTGCCGAGCCGGATAAGGACGGGGGGGCGCTGCGTTACCGCGGCGTCGATATCGAAGACCTGGTGAGTCTGCGGGTCACATTCGGTGATGTCTGGGCGCTACTGGTGGACGGGGAATTCGGCCGCGGGCTGCCGCCGGCGGAGCCGTTTCCGCTGCCGATACACACCGGTGATGTGCGCGTCGACGTGCAGGCCGGACTAGCGATGCTGGCGCCGATCTGGGGTTACGCACCATTGCTCGACATTGACGATGGCACCGCCCGCGAGCAGCTCGCTCGCGCGTCGGTAATGGCGCTGTCCTACGTTGCACAATCCGCCCGTGGCATCTATCAACCTGCGGTTCCGCAACGAGTCATTGATGAATGTTCAACGGTCACGGCACGTTTCATGACCCGCTGGCAAGGGGACCCGGACCCCAGGCATATCGAAGCCATTGACGCCTATTGGGTGTCGGCCGCCGAGCACGGCATGAACGCGTCGACCTTCACCGCACGCGTGATCGCCTCAACCGGTGCTGACGTAGCGGCGGCACTATCCGGTGCCATTGGCGCAATGAGTGGACCGCTGCACGGCGGGGCTCCGGCCCGGGTGCTGCCCATGATCGAAGAGGTGGAACACACCGGCGATGCGCGTGGATTGGTCAAAGGAATCCTGGACCGCGGTGAGAAGCTGATGGGTTTCGGGCACCGGGTCTATCGCGCGGAGGACCCGCGGGCGCGCGTGTTGCGCGCAACGGCCGAGCGGCTGGGCGCACCGCGCTACGAGGTCGCCGTAGCCCTCGAGCAGGCAGCACTAGCCGAGCTGCGGGAACGCCGACCAGACCGAGCCATCGAAACCAATGTCGAGTTTTGGGCCGCCGTCATCCTTGACTTTGCACAGGTGCCGGCCAACATGATGCCGGCCATGTTCACCTGTGGCCGCACCGCGGGCTGGTGCGCCCACATTCTCGAGCAAAAGCGCCTGGGCAAGCTGGTCCGGCCGTCGGCCATTTACGT belongs to Mycobacterium basiliense and includes:
- a CDS encoding citrate synthase 2 codes for the protein MTVVPEDFVPGLNGVVAFTTEIAEPDKDGGALRYRGVDIEDLVSLRVTFGDVWALLVDGEFGRGLPPAEPFPLPIHTGDVRVDVQAGLAMLAPIWGYAPLLDIDDGTAREQLARASVMALSYVAQSARGIYQPAVPQRVIDECSTVTARFMTRWQGDPDPRHIEAIDAYWVSAAEHGMNASTFTARVIASTGADVAAALSGAIGAMSGPLHGGAPARVLPMIEEVEHTGDARGLVKGILDRGEKLMGFGHRVYRAEDPRARVLRATAERLGAPRYEVAVALEQAALAELRERRPDRAIETNVEFWAAVILDFAQVPANMMPAMFTCGRTAGWCAHILEQKRLGKLVRPSAIYVGPGPRSPEAVTGWDRVLSNA